The segment GTGGTGTTGCTAACCGTGATGCTAAAATTGAATGGGCATTAGGCTTCATGAACGATGGCAACACAATCAGTGAAAATACAACAAACCTTATGGGCGACGGTTCATTTGGTGATACGAAATCTGTTGTTGTTGGACGTGGAGAGCAAAAACAAAACTTCACGACACAGGTCGTACACTTTGGTAAAGCTTCTGAAGGTTATATCTTGAAGCATGGTGTTATGAAGGACAGTGCATCATCAATCTTCAATGGTATTGGTAAAATTGAGCATGGAGCTACAAAAGCGAATGCTGAACAAGAATCACGCGTACTTATGTTAAGTGAAAAAGCTCGCGGAGATGCTAACCCAATCCTTCTTATTGACGAAGATGATGTAACAGCAGGTCATGCTGCATCTGTCGGCAGAGTAGATCCACTTCAGCTTTACTATTTGATGAGCCGCGGTATTCCACAGCATGAAGCTGAAAGACTTGTTATCCATGGCTTCTTGGCTCCTGTAGTGGAACAGCTTCCAATTGAAGGGGTTAAAAAGCAATTGGTTGAGGTAATCGAAAGGAAAGTAAAATAATGAATATCAAAGATGTTCGTCCATACTTCCCAATCCTGAATCAAGAAGTCAACGGTCATCCTTTGGTATATTTAGATAGTGCTGCTACGTCACAAAAGCCAGTGCAAGTTATTGAAGCATTGGAAAAGTACTATAGAGAATACAACTCTAATGTCCATCGTGGTGTTCATACACTTGGAACAAGAGCTACTGATGGTTATGAAGGCGCAAGAGAAAAAGTCAAAAACTTTATCAATGCTAATTCTACGGAAGAGATTATTTTTACTAGAGGTACAACAACTGCACTCAATACAGTTGCCCAAAGCTATGCGATGGCTAATCTAAAGGAGGGTGACGAAATTGTCATCTCTCCGATGGAGCACCACAGCAATATTATTCCTTGGCAGCAAGTGGCAAAAAGAACAGGTGCTGTTCTGAAGTACTTGCCTCTTCAAGCAGATGGCACCATTAGTTTGCCGGATGTGGAGGAAACGATCACAGACTCAACGAAGCTTGTATCTGTGACGTATGTTTCCAATGTGCTTGGTGTTATTAACCCTGTAAAGGAAATTGGTGCAATTGCCCACAAAGCTGGTGCAGTGCTCGTAGTAGATGCTGCTCAGGCAGCTCCGCACTTGAAGGTAGACGTACAGGATATTGACTGTG is part of the Niallia taxi genome and harbors:
- a CDS encoding cysteine desulfurase; this translates as MNIKDVRPYFPILNQEVNGHPLVYLDSAATSQKPVQVIEALEKYYREYNSNVHRGVHTLGTRATDGYEGAREKVKNFINANSTEEIIFTRGTTTALNTVAQSYAMANLKEGDEIVISPMEHHSNIIPWQQVAKRTGAVLKYLPLQADGTISLPDVEETITDSTKLVSVTYVSNVLGVINPVKEIGAIAHKAGAVLVVDAAQAAPHLKVDVQDIDCDFLGFSGHKMCGPTGIGVLYGKKQLLENMEPIEFGGEMIDFVGLYESTWKELPWRFEAGTPIIAGAIGLGAAIDFLEEIGLDTITEHEHKLAAYAMEKMSTVDGLTIYGPKSAENRAGVITFNIEDVHPHDVATVLDAEGIAVRAGHHCAQPLMKWLNVSATARASFYLYNSEDDIDKFVDGIVKTKEYFSDVF